A single region of the Limisphaerales bacterium genome encodes:
- a CDS encoding ferrous iron transport protein A, protein MSDARHLGQLTVGESAALGSMDLPAAAAGRLREMGFLSGASVRLVRRAPLGCPIEFEVGGARLALRQVDASQIFVQ, encoded by the coding sequence GTGAGTGATGCGCGACATTTGGGGCAATTGACGGTGGGCGAATCGGCGGCCTTGGGCAGCATGGATTTGCCAGCCGCCGCTGCGGGGCGTTTGCGGGAGATGGGGTTCCTGAGCGGGGCCTCGGTGCGGTTGGTGCGCCGGGCGCCGTTGGGGTGTCCGATCGAATTTGAAGTGGGCGGCGCGCGGTTGGCACTGCGGCAGGTGGATGCGTCCCAAATCTTCGTGCAATAA
- a CDS encoding PmoA family protein, with amino-acid sequence MKTWIKIYLGAVVLLGALTVRADGFAVEKTEAGVTVNYDGKLLTRYVIGQSNKPFLWPVIGPSGAEMTRAFPMEKREGERHDHPHHRSLWFGQQDIGGFDTWHEPASGRRTTLGSTVHREFVKVQGGDTAVIVSRNDYVGDGKKLLADERTHVFRVENGQRIIDVTIKFIAEHGDCVLGDKKDAGFSVRVATSMDVDSKKGGRLINSHGVTDKAAWGKRAEWVDYHGPVNGKTVGVAILNHPSSFRHPTPWHVRTYGLFTANPFGLKSLGQGKDGAFTLKKGESLTLRHRVIFHLGDEKAAKIAEAYKAYAAEK; translated from the coding sequence ATGAAAACGTGGATTAAAATTTATCTTGGTGCAGTGGTTCTATTGGGAGCACTGACGGTTCGGGCGGACGGGTTTGCCGTTGAGAAAACCGAGGCCGGGGTGACGGTGAATTACGACGGGAAGCTGCTCACGCGGTATGTGATTGGCCAGTCGAATAAGCCGTTTCTCTGGCCGGTGATCGGGCCGAGTGGGGCGGAGATGACGCGCGCGTTTCCGATGGAGAAACGCGAGGGTGAGCGGCACGATCATCCGCATCACCGTTCACTGTGGTTTGGCCAACAGGATATTGGCGGGTTTGATACGTGGCATGAACCGGCCAGCGGTCGGCGCACCACGTTGGGCAGTACGGTGCATCGCGAGTTTGTGAAAGTGCAGGGCGGCGACACCGCGGTGATCGTGTCGCGCAATGATTACGTGGGCGATGGCAAAAAGCTGTTGGCCGATGAACGCACGCATGTGTTCCGCGTCGAGAACGGGCAGCGGATCATTGATGTGACTATCAAGTTCATTGCTGAGCATGGCGATTGTGTGTTGGGCGACAAGAAGGATGCCGGCTTCAGCGTGCGCGTGGCGACGAGCATGGATGTGGATAGCAAGAAAGGCGGTCGCCTGATTAATAGCCACGGCGTCACCGACAAGGCCGCGTGGGGCAAGCGCGCGGAGTGGGTGGATTATCACGGACCGGTCAACGGCAAGACCGTTGGCGTGGCGATTCTGAATCATCCCAGCAGTTTCCGGCATCCCACGCCGTGGCACGTGCGCACCTACGGGCTGTTCACCGCCAACCCCTTCGGGCTCAAGAGTCTCGGTCAGGGCAAGGACGGCGCGTTCACGCTCAAGAAAGGCGAGAGCCTAACGCTGCGCCATCGGGTGATCTTCCATCTTGGCGACGAAAAAGCCGCCAAGATTGCCGAAGCCTACAAGGCCTACGCGGCGGAGAAATAA